AGAGGGAAAAAGCGCTGCCACAGCCACCCTCTCCCAAGCCCTCTCCCTGCACCTGTTTATGCAGCAGGGGGCGAGGGAGCAACAGCAGAATACCTGGAGCCGCTATGACCGACTTCACTACCGTACAGCTGGAAAAAGACCCGCGCGGCTTCGCCACCCTGTGGCTGAACCGTCCGGAGAAGAACAACGCGTTCAACGCCGAAATGATCCGCGAGCTGATCCTCGCCCTCGACTTGATCGCCGCTGACAAGACCCTGCGCTTCCTGCTGCTGCGCGGCCGTGGCAGGCACTTCTCCGCCGGCGCCGACCTGGCCTGGATGCAGGCCTCGGCCAAGCTCGACTACAACGCCAACCTGAATGATGCCCGCGAGCTGGCCGAGCTGATGTACAACCTCAACGCCCTGAAGATTCCGACCCTGGCCGTGGTCCAGGGCGCGGCTTTCGGCGGTGCGGTGGGTCTGGTCAGCTGCTGCGATATGGCCATCGGCGCGGACGACGCGCTGTTCAGCCTGTCCGAAGTGCGCATCGGCCTGGCCCCGGCGGTGATCAGCCCCTTCGTGGTCCAGGCCCTCGGCGAGCGCGCCGCGCGCCGCTATGCGCTGACCGCCGAACGCTTCTCCGGCAACCGCGCCCGCGAGCTGGGCCTGCTGGCCGAGGCCTACCCCGCCGCCGAACTGGACGCCCAGGTCGAGGCCTGGGTCGGCAACCTGCTGCTCAACAGCCCGCAGGCCATGCAGGCCAGCAAGGACCTGCTGCGCGAAGTGGCCAGCGGCGTGCTCTCCCCGCCCCTGCGCCGCTACACCGAGAACGCCATCGCCCGCATCCGCGTCAGCCCCGAAGGCCAGGAGGGGCTCAACGCCTTCCTGGAAAAACGCACGCCCGCCTGGCAGGAGCCGCAAGCATGAGCCGCAAGCACATTGACACCCTGCTGGTGGCCAACCGTGGCGAGATCGCCTGCCGGGTAATGCGCACCGCCAAGGCCCTGGGCCTGAAGACCGTGGCCGTGCACAGCGCCATCGACGCCCATGCACGCCATGTGCGCGAGGCCGATGTGGCGGTCAATCTCGGCGGCGCCAAGCCGGCCGACAGCTACCTGCTGGTGGACAAGATCATCGCCGCGGCCAAGGCCAGCGGCGCCCAGGCCATCCACCCGGGCTACGGCTTCCTCTCCGAGAACGCCGGCTTCGCCCGCGCCATCGAGGCCGCCGGCCTGGTGTTCCTCGGCCCGCCTGCCACCGCCATCGACGCCATGGGCAGCAAGTCCGCGGCCAAGGCGCTGATGGAAGACGCCGGCGTGCCCCTGGTGCCCGGCTACCACGGCGAGGCCCAGGACGTGGAAACCTTCCGCGTTGCCGCCGAGCGCATCGGCTACCCGGTGCTGCTCAAGGCCGCTGCTGGTGGAGGCGGCAAGGGCATGAAGGTGGTCGAGCGCGAGAGCGAGCTGGCCGAAACCCTCGAATCCGCCCAGCGCGAAGCCCAGTCCGCCTTCGGCGACTCGCGCATGCTGGTGGAGAAATACGTGTTGCAGCCGCGCCACGTGGAGATCCAGGTGTTCGCCGACAGCCACGGCAACTGCCTGTACCTCAACGAACGCGACTGCTCGATCCAGCGCCGTCACCAGAAGGTGGTCGAGGAAGCGCCGGCTCCGGGCCTCTCACCCGAGCTGCGCCGCGCCATGGGTGAGGCGGCGGTCAAGGCCGCCCAGGCCATCGGCTATGTCGGCGCCGGCACCGTGGAATTCCTGCTCGATGCACGCGGCCAGTTCTTCTTTATGGAAATGAATACAAGGCTCCAAGTTGAACACCCAGTTACCGAGGCCATCACCGGCCTCGACCTGGTGGCCTGGCAAATTCGCGTGGCCCGTGGCGAGGCGCTGCCGATCACCCAGGAACAGGTGCCGCTCAATGGCCACGCCATCGAAGTGCGCCTGTACGCCGAGGACACCGACCACGACTTCCTGCCCGCCTCCGGCGACCTGAAGCTGTATCGCGAACCGACCGCAGGCCCAGGCCGCCGGGTGGACAGCGGCGTGGCCGAGGGCGACACCGTCTCGCCCTTCTACGACCCCATGCTGGCCAAGCTGGTCGCCTGGGGCGAGGACCGCGAACAGGCCCGCCAGCGCCTGCTGGCCATGCTGGAGGAAACCGTCGTCGGGGGCTTCGCCAGCAACCTGCCGTTCCTGCGCCGCGTGCTGGCCCACCCGGCCTTCGCCAACGCGGAACTGGATACTGGCTTTATCGCCCGTCACCAGGAACAACTGCTGCCGACCGTGGCCGAGCTGCCCACCGAGTTCTGGCAACTGGCCGGCGAAGCCTGGTTGCACAGCGAAGCGCCGCGCCGCAGCCATGAGGATTATCACTCACCGTGGAGCGGCAACCTCGGCTGGCGCGCCGGCCTGGCCAGCGAGACCGACCTGCAGCTGAGCTGCGGCGAGCAGCGCCAGACCGTACATCTGCGCGGTGCGCTGCAGTCGAAGCTGCTGGGCGAACAACTGTGGATCGAACAGGGCGGTCTGCGCCTTGCCCACCGAGCCATCCGCCGCGGCGATACGCTGTATCTGGAATGGCAGGGCCGCCTGCACGAGGTGCGCCGCGTCGACCCGATCGCCGAGGCCGAGGCCAGCCACGCCCAGCACGGCGGGCTGACGGCACCGATGAACGGCAGTATCGTGCGCGTGCTGGTCGAACCCGGCCAGGCCGTGGAGGCTGGCGCCGCCCTGGTGGTGCTGGAGGCCATGAAGATGGAGCACAGCATCCGCGCGCCCCACGCCGGCACGGTCAAGGCACTGTACTGCGCCGAGGGCGACATGGTCGGCGAAGGCGCCGCCCTGGTAGAGCTGGAAGAGGCCTGAGGGCCACCCACGAAGCGAGAGAGAATGCGATGAACCTGCCGCAACATGTCCGCCTGGTCGAGGTCGGCCCGCGCGACGGCCTGCAGAACGAGAAACAGCCGATCAGCGTGGCCGACAAGGTGCGCCTGACCGACGACCTGAGCGCCGCCGGCCTGAGCTATATCGAGGTGGGCAGCTTCGTCTCGCCCAAGTGGGTGCCGCAGATGGCCGGCAGTGCCGAGGTGTTCGCCGGCATCCAGCGCAAGCCGGGGGTGGTCTACGGCGCCCTTACCCCCAACCTCAAGGGCTTCGAGTCTGCCGTCGAGGCCGGCGTGAAGGAAGTGGCGGTATTCGCCGCCGCCAGCGAAGCCTTCTCGCAGAAGAACATCAACTGCTCCATCGCCGAGAGTCTGCAGCGCTTCGTGCCGGTGATGGAGGCGGCCAAGGCCCACGGCATTAGCGTGCGCGGCTATGTCTCCTGCGTACTCGGTTGCCCCTACGAAGGTGAAGTGGCGCCGGAGCAAGTCGCCGCCGTGGCGCGTGAGCTGTTCGCCATGGGCTGCTACGAGGTTTCGCTGGGCGACACCATCGGCACCGGCACCGCCGGCAAGACCCGCCACCTGTTCGAGGTGGTCGGCCGCGAGATTCCGCGCGACAAGCTGGCCGGGCACTTCCACGACACCTACGGCCAGGCCCTGGCCAATATCTACGCAAGCCTGCTGGAAGGCATCGCCGTGTTCGACAGCTCGGTTGCCGGCCTGGGCGGCTGCCCCTACGCCAAGGGCGCCACCGGCAACGTCGCCACCGAGGACGTGCTGTACCTGCTGCAGGGCATGGGCATCCAAACCGGCATCGACCTGGACAAGCTGATCGACGCCGGCGCACGCATCTGCCAGGTGCTCGGCCGCGACAACGGCTCGCGCGTGGCCAAGGCCCGGCTGGCCCAGCAACAGCGCTGAACGAATGATCGGCCCGAGGCCCTGTCAGCTTTTCCTGACAGGCTGTAAAGCCCGCAACGCAGGCCGAATGCCGCAAGCACCGCCCCGTAGCAGCCACGCCACGGAGGCATTGCGGGGGATCGCGCAGCCCCGCGGCACAGCCTGTAGCGGGCAGCGATCAACTCTTTAGGCTGTGCACGACAAGAACCACCGAGGAATAGAGATGCAACAACCGCTCTGGACACCGTCTGCCGAACGCATCGCCGCCACCCGCATGGACGCGTTCCGTCGCTTCATCAACCAGCGCCATGGGCTGCAACTGGCCGACTACCCGGCCCTGCACGCCTGGAGCGTGGCGCAGCGCGAGGCGTTCTGGCAGGCCATCGTCGACTTCTTCGAGGTGCGCTTCACGCGCCAGCCCGAGGCGCTGCTGCGCGAGGGTGCGGCCATGCCCAGCGCGCACTGGTT
This DNA window, taken from Pseudomonas alcaligenes, encodes the following:
- a CDS encoding gamma-carboxygeranoyl-CoA hydratase yields the protein MTDFTTVQLEKDPRGFATLWLNRPEKNNAFNAEMIRELILALDLIAADKTLRFLLLRGRGRHFSAGADLAWMQASAKLDYNANLNDARELAELMYNLNALKIPTLAVVQGAAFGGAVGLVSCCDMAIGADDALFSLSEVRIGLAPAVISPFVVQALGERAARRYALTAERFSGNRARELGLLAEAYPAAELDAQVEAWVGNLLLNSPQAMQASKDLLREVASGVLSPPLRRYTENAIARIRVSPEGQEGLNAFLEKRTPAWQEPQA
- a CDS encoding acetyl-CoA carboxylase biotin carboxylase subunit, encoding MSRKHIDTLLVANRGEIACRVMRTAKALGLKTVAVHSAIDAHARHVREADVAVNLGGAKPADSYLLVDKIIAAAKASGAQAIHPGYGFLSENAGFARAIEAAGLVFLGPPATAIDAMGSKSAAKALMEDAGVPLVPGYHGEAQDVETFRVAAERIGYPVLLKAAAGGGGKGMKVVERESELAETLESAQREAQSAFGDSRMLVEKYVLQPRHVEIQVFADSHGNCLYLNERDCSIQRRHQKVVEEAPAPGLSPELRRAMGEAAVKAAQAIGYVGAGTVEFLLDARGQFFFMEMNTRLQVEHPVTEAITGLDLVAWQIRVARGEALPITQEQVPLNGHAIEVRLYAEDTDHDFLPASGDLKLYREPTAGPGRRVDSGVAEGDTVSPFYDPMLAKLVAWGEDREQARQRLLAMLEETVVGGFASNLPFLRRVLAHPAFANAELDTGFIARHQEQLLPTVAELPTEFWQLAGEAWLHSEAPRRSHEDYHSPWSGNLGWRAGLASETDLQLSCGEQRQTVHLRGALQSKLLGEQLWIEQGGLRLAHRAIRRGDTLYLEWQGRLHEVRRVDPIAEAEASHAQHGGLTAPMNGSIVRVLVEPGQAVEAGAALVVLEAMKMEHSIRAPHAGTVKALYCAEGDMVGEGAALVELEEA
- a CDS encoding hydroxymethylglutaryl-CoA lyase — protein: MNLPQHVRLVEVGPRDGLQNEKQPISVADKVRLTDDLSAAGLSYIEVGSFVSPKWVPQMAGSAEVFAGIQRKPGVVYGALTPNLKGFESAVEAGVKEVAVFAAASEAFSQKNINCSIAESLQRFVPVMEAAKAHGISVRGYVSCVLGCPYEGEVAPEQVAAVARELFAMGCYEVSLGDTIGTGTAGKTRHLFEVVGREIPRDKLAGHFHDTYGQALANIYASLLEGIAVFDSSVAGLGGCPYAKGATGNVATEDVLYLLQGMGIQTGIDLDKLIDAGARICQVLGRDNGSRVAKARLAQQQR